From one Halothece sp. PCC 7418 genomic stretch:
- the murC gene encoding UDP-N-acetylmuramate--L-alanine ligase: MSGLNSVDFKGKPFHFIGIGGIGMSALAYILAKREIPITGSDLRSSAITERLKVVGAHIFSSQEGRNLDYFFSAQSQNLVSTDDQDCLPQVICSTAIHPDNSEYQAALARGCPIFHRSDVLAGLVAEYESIAVAGTHGKTTTSSLLGYVLLEAGIDPTVVVGGEVAAWEGNARVGEGRYLVAEADESDGSLVKLKPAIGIVTNIELDHPDHYQSLSAVVDIFQTFAEQTETLIGCIDCETVRETLQPDISYSLDCNQGADYTVTDITYHGQGAKATVWEQGKALGELNLKLLGCHNLSNALAVIAAARKIGIEFEVIASAIAQFTGAKRRFEIYGEENGILFVDDYAHHPSELLATLAGAKLRVESQQAQRLVAIFQPHRYSRTAAFLQEFATAFKSADLVVLTDVYSAGESPTDINGEQLAQLMTQYHSDVIYHQDLSSLSNRLRDILRPGDIALFLGAGNLNQIIPETMTCVTEKKAA; encoded by the coding sequence ATGAGTGGTTTAAATTCAGTTGATTTTAAGGGAAAGCCCTTTCATTTTATTGGCATTGGTGGAATTGGAATGTCAGCATTAGCCTACATTCTCGCTAAGCGGGAAATTCCCATTACAGGCTCAGATTTACGTTCGAGCGCAATTACAGAGCGTTTAAAGGTCGTGGGAGCGCATATTTTTTCGTCTCAGGAGGGAAGAAATTTAGATTATTTTTTCTCCGCTCAATCTCAAAATCTGGTGTCCACAGATGATCAAGACTGCTTACCGCAGGTGATTTGCTCAACCGCGATTCATCCTGATAATAGTGAATATCAAGCTGCTTTGGCAAGGGGCTGCCCAATTTTTCATCGCTCTGATGTGCTTGCTGGGTTAGTCGCGGAATATGAAAGCATTGCGGTGGCGGGAACACATGGCAAGACAACCACGAGTAGTTTACTGGGTTATGTTTTGTTAGAGGCTGGGATTGATCCGACTGTGGTGGTGGGAGGAGAAGTGGCTGCTTGGGAAGGGAATGCTCGGGTTGGCGAAGGGCGTTATTTAGTGGCGGAAGCGGATGAATCGGATGGGTCTTTGGTGAAATTAAAGCCCGCGATCGGTATCGTTACCAATATTGAATTAGATCATCCTGACCATTATCAGAGTTTATCAGCCGTGGTGGATATTTTTCAAACCTTTGCTGAACAAACTGAAACATTAATTGGATGTATTGATTGTGAAACGGTACGGGAGACTTTACAACCTGATATTAGTTATAGCTTAGATTGTAATCAAGGAGCAGATTATACAGTAACGGATATTACTTATCATGGACAGGGGGCAAAAGCCACTGTTTGGGAACAGGGGAAAGCACTGGGTGAGCTCAACTTAAAGTTATTGGGTTGTCATAATTTGAGTAATGCTTTGGCGGTGATAGCAGCAGCGAGAAAAATTGGGATTGAGTTTGAGGTTATCGCCAGCGCGATCGCGCAATTTACTGGGGCAAAACGACGCTTTGAAATCTATGGCGAAGAAAATGGCATTCTCTTTGTAGATGATTACGCCCATCATCCCAGCGAACTGCTTGCAACCCTTGCTGGGGCAAAATTACGAGTTGAAAGTCAACAAGCCCAACGTCTGGTTGCCATTTTTCAACCCCATCGCTACAGTCGCACCGCTGCGTTTTTGCAAGAATTTGCCACTGCTTTTAAGTCAGCAGACTTAGTGGTGTTAACGGATGTTTATAGTGCTGGAGAAAGTCCCACTGATATCAATGGGGAACAATTAGCCCAACTGATGACTCAATATCATTCAGATGTAATTTATCATCAAGATTTATCTTCTCTCTCCAATCGCTTAAGAGACATTTTACGTCCTGGGGATATTGCGCTTTTTCTCGGTGCAGGAAATCTGAATCAAATTATCCCCGAAACGATGACCTGTGTAACGGAAAAAAAAGCAGCATGA
- the murB gene encoding UDP-N-acetylmuramate dehydrogenase codes for MTLYIPDTNCILQSQVDLAPHTSLRVGGKAQWYVAPKDSEQLQASLLWAQEEQLPITFLGGGSNLLISDRGLSGLIISARHFRNLTIDEDNATITAAAGLPLATVAWKAAKRGWSGLEWAVGIPGTVGGSVVMNAGAHGACMGDALLEIIVATAEGKLERLTPADLEFRYRTSNLQNRPRWVMEATFQLQPGYSRETITEQTRANLNQRRSSQPYDKPSCGSVFRNPKEQAAGWLIEQAGLKGYQVGGAQVAHRHANFILNCGQAKAQDIYQIIEHIQEKVEQQWSILLQPEVKLLGEF; via the coding sequence ATGACACTCTATATTCCCGATACGAACTGCATTTTACAATCTCAAGTTGATCTTGCCCCTCATACCTCATTGCGAGTGGGAGGAAAAGCCCAATGGTATGTTGCTCCTAAAGACAGTGAGCAGTTACAAGCCAGTTTGCTGTGGGCGCAAGAAGAACAATTACCCATTACCTTTTTAGGCGGTGGGTCGAATTTACTGATCAGCGATCGCGGTTTATCTGGTTTAATTATTAGCGCCCGTCATTTCCGCAACTTAACCATAGACGAAGATAACGCAACTATAACAGCAGCAGCAGGACTGCCTTTAGCAACTGTTGCTTGGAAAGCAGCTAAACGGGGTTGGAGTGGCTTAGAATGGGCTGTCGGAATCCCCGGTACGGTTGGCGGTTCAGTGGTGATGAATGCAGGGGCGCATGGGGCTTGCATGGGCGATGCACTCTTAGAAATTATTGTCGCAACTGCAGAAGGTAAACTGGAACGTCTCACTCCTGCTGATTTGGAATTTCGTTATCGCACCTCAAACTTACAAAATCGTCCGCGTTGGGTAATGGAAGCAACGTTTCAACTCCAACCTGGGTATTCCCGAGAAACCATTACCGAGCAAACGAGAGCCAATCTTAATCAAAGACGGAGCAGTCAACCTTATGATAAGCCCAGTTGCGGTAGCGTTTTCCGTAATCCGAAAGAGCAAGCAGCAGGTTGGTTAATTGAACAAGCTGGCTTAAAAGGATATCAGGTTGGAGGCGCACAAGTGGCGCATCGCCATGCTAATTTTATCCTCAATTGTGGGCAAGCTAAGGCTCAGGACATTTATCAGATCATTGAGCACATACAGGAAAAAGTAGAGCAGCAATGGTCAATTTTATTGCAACCAGAAGTTAAACTATTGGGTGAGTTTTAA
- a CDS encoding YbaB/EbfC family nucleoid-associated protein, producing the protein MTEGKGFGFGLGKMKELRDAFAKAQQVQQGAQELQEELEQMNIEGQSSDGSVKVVMSGNQEPRSVEISPEAAEKGAEALSASVTEALKDAYTKSTDTMREKMEALTSGLQLPGM; encoded by the coding sequence ATGACAGAAGGAAAAGGTTTTGGCTTTGGCTTAGGTAAAATGAAAGAATTACGAGATGCCTTTGCGAAAGCACAACAAGTTCAACAAGGTGCTCAAGAACTCCAAGAGGAATTGGAGCAAATGAATATTGAAGGGCAAAGCAGTGACGGTTCAGTGAAAGTTGTGATGAGTGGGAACCAAGAACCCCGTAGTGTTGAAATTTCTCCAGAAGCTGCGGAGAAAGGCGCTGAAGCTCTCTCAGCATCAGTGACAGAAGCACTTAAAGATGCTTACACCAAATCCACTGACACCATGAGAGAAAAAATGGAAGCCTTAACCAGTGGCTTACAACTCCCTGGGATGTAA
- a CDS encoding S9 family peptidase, producing the protein MTATTTPSTQTQLPPLIPRSLLFGNPKRARPRLSPDAKYMAYIAPDEKDVLQVWVRTIGESDDRQVTQDKKRGIRAYFWTYKPDQLIYLQDSDGDENFHLYAVDLAKNIVRDLTPFQGVKAQPIDLDPETPDEVLVGLNLNNAQKFDVYRINLNNGAVEFDSDNPGNIVSWTADAQFQVRAAVAATSDGGSDLLYRETPDQDWELLRHWSADDEGGALSFSKDGKTLYILGSHDANAERLLSLNLESREETVIAEDEQYDVGDVLIHPTKRHIEAVSFYKDQEEWQVLDSAIAPDFEVLRQLREGEFGIASRDLADQNWLVAYATDDGPVYYYHYHRDTQKADFLFTNQPELEDLPLAKMEPVSYQARDGLTIHGYLTTPVGIEAKQLPTVLYVHGGPWARDTWGYQPTVQWLANRGYAVLQVNFRGSTGYGKDFLNAGNREWGGAMHNDLIDAVEWLKAKGISDPNRIAIMGGSYGGYATLAGLTFTPDVFACGVDIVGPSNLITLINSVPPYWKPMMSMFAHRVGDIETEEEFLRACSPLFYADRIQKPLLIGQGANDPRVKQAESEQIVAEMREKGKPVQYALYTDEGHGFARPENRMHFYAIAENFLAEYLDGRAEAVGEIEGHSGIVS; encoded by the coding sequence ATGACAGCAACAACCACTCCTTCCACTCAAACCCAACTCCCACCTTTAATTCCCCGTTCCTTATTATTTGGCAACCCGAAACGGGCGCGTCCCCGTCTTTCTCCTGATGCGAAATACATGGCGTATATTGCACCGGATGAGAAAGATGTTTTGCAAGTCTGGGTGCGTACCATTGGGGAAAGCGATGACCGACAAGTGACTCAAGATAAAAAACGGGGGATTCGTGCCTATTTTTGGACATATAAACCCGATCAACTGATTTATCTTCAAGATTCCGATGGCGATGAAAACTTCCACCTCTACGCGGTTGATCTCGCCAAGAATATTGTCCGCGATTTAACACCCTTCCAAGGGGTAAAAGCGCAACCGATTGATCTCGATCCAGAAACCCCTGATGAAGTGTTAGTGGGCTTAAACCTGAATAATGCTCAAAAATTTGATGTGTATCGCATCAACTTAAATAACGGTGCAGTAGAATTTGATAGCGATAACCCTGGTAATATCGTCAGTTGGACGGCTGATGCCCAATTTCAAGTTCGTGCAGCCGTTGCAGCTACTTCAGACGGGGGATCAGATCTCCTTTATCGGGAAACCCCTGACCAAGACTGGGAACTGCTGCGCCATTGGAGTGCGGATGATGAAGGCGGTGCGCTGAGTTTTTCTAAGGATGGTAAAACCCTTTATATTTTAGGGTCACATGATGCAAATGCAGAACGGTTGCTATCTCTCAATTTAGAGAGTCGAGAAGAAACCGTTATCGCTGAGGATGAACAATATGATGTGGGCGATGTTCTGATTCACCCCACAAAACGTCATATTGAAGCGGTTTCTTTCTATAAAGATCAAGAAGAATGGCAAGTTTTAGACAGCGCGATCGCGCCAGATTTTGAAGTCTTGCGCCAACTGCGAGAAGGCGAGTTTGGCATTGCTAGCCGAGATTTAGCGGATCAAAACTGGCTGGTTGCTTATGCCACTGATGATGGTCCAGTTTATTACTATCACTATCATCGCGACACGCAAAAAGCAGACTTTCTCTTTACCAACCAACCCGAGTTAGAAGACCTCCCCTTAGCGAAAATGGAACCGGTTTCTTATCAAGCAAGGGATGGTTTAACGATTCATGGCTATTTAACCACCCCAGTGGGAATCGAAGCCAAACAGTTACCCACTGTGTTATACGTTCATGGGGGTCCCTGGGCGCGAGATACTTGGGGCTATCAACCGACAGTGCAATGGCTCGCCAACCGAGGTTATGCTGTTTTACAAGTCAACTTCCGCGGATCAACTGGCTATGGAAAAGACTTTCTCAATGCGGGTAATCGTGAATGGGGTGGTGCAATGCACAATGACCTCATTGATGCGGTGGAATGGTTAAAAGCAAAAGGCATTTCTGATCCGAATCGGATTGCGATTATGGGCGGATCTTACGGCGGTTATGCGACTCTAGCTGGGTTAACCTTTACCCCTGATGTCTTTGCTTGTGGCGTGGATATTGTTGGCCCGTCTAACTTGATTACACTGATTAATAGTGTTCCTCCTTACTGGAAACCGATGATGTCCATGTTTGCCCATCGGGTGGGAGACATTGAAACCGAAGAAGAGTTTTTACGGGCTTGTTCGCCTTTATTTTATGCGGATCGGATTCAAAAGCCCTTACTGATTGGTCAAGGGGCAAATGATCCCCGGGTGAAACAAGCGGAAAGTGAGCAAATTGTTGCAGAAATGCGAGAAAAAGGCAAGCCTGTGCAATATGCCCTTTATACCGATGAAGGACATGGTTTTGCTCGTCCTGAGAACCGAATGCACTTCTACGCGATCGCGGAAAACTTCTTAGCCGAATATCTAGACGGACGCGCGGAAGCCGTCGGGGAAATTGAAGGTCATTCTGGCATTGTCAGTTAA
- a CDS encoding photosystem II protein Y, with product MDWRIVIVLSPIILAASWALFNIGAAAIRQAQDFLNNQNG from the coding sequence ATGGACTGGCGAATTGTGATTGTGCTTTCTCCAATTATTTTGGCTGCAAGTTGGGCTTTGTTTAATATTGGTGCAGCAGCCATTAGACAAGCGCAGGACTTTCTGAATAACCAGAATGGTTAA
- a CDS encoding mannose-1-phosphate guanyltransferase: protein MRAVLMAGGSGTRLRPLTCDLPKPMVPVLNRPMAEHIVNLLKRHNIREIIATLHYLPDVMRDYFGDGSDFGVQMEYAVEEDQPLGTAGCVKNVEELLDDTFVVISGDSMTDFDLSEAIQFHKENQSKATLVLTRVPNPVEFGVVITDKENRIQRFLEKPSSSEIFSDTVNTGTYILEPEVLQYLPKNEECDFSKDLFPLLLEKGEPMYGYVADDYWCDVGHLEAYRESQYDALHQKVKIDFAYEEKSPGLWVGENTTIDPSANIQPPVLIGSNCRIGPRVNIEAGTVIGDNVTVGAEADLKSPILWNGVIIGEQAHIWACSISRGVRVDRRAHIQEGVTLGALCTVGEEAQISQGVRVWPSKQIESGATLNINLIWGNMAQRNLFGQQGVTGIANIDITPEFAVKLGAAYGSTLKTGATVSVSRDQRSVSRMVTRSLVSGLMSTGVNVQNLEASAIPITRTTIPTMSVVGGIHVRLHPSRHDHLLIEFVDEQGINISKAKEKKIEGAYFKEDLRRAQIPEIGEVFYPAQVLDVYSHSFEKHLNVEAVNNSRAKIVIDYAYAVSGAVLPLLLGKFGCDAVVLNASLSQTALSNEERETLLNELGQVVEALKANMGVQVAANGEQLVLVDEAGLSIRGEILTALMVNMMMTAHPRSTIVVPVHASSAVEQIVRRHDGKVIRTKASPTALMEACQENPNVVLGGSGDTGFIFPELHPGFDAMFCIAKLIEMLTVQERSLAEIRTELPRVCHKSYTMRCPWTVKGALMRYLVETHPTDQLELIDGVKVINPQTDDWVLVLPDAGEPLVHIFANGDDREWVDNTLREYRQRVQDFIDKEQGVEAINV from the coding sequence ATGCGTGCAGTATTAATGGCTGGTGGGTCTGGAACTCGACTCCGACCCCTAACCTGTGATCTGCCTAAGCCCATGGTACCGGTTCTGAACCGCCCAATGGCAGAACACATTGTTAATTTACTTAAACGCCACAATATTCGTGAAATTATCGCCACTTTACACTATCTCCCAGATGTGATGCGTGACTACTTCGGGGATGGTAGCGACTTTGGGGTGCAAATGGAATATGCGGTGGAAGAAGACCAACCCCTCGGTACAGCAGGCTGCGTCAAAAATGTTGAAGAACTCCTCGATGACACTTTTGTAGTGATCAGTGGGGATAGCATGACTGATTTTGACCTCTCTGAAGCCATCCAATTCCATAAAGAGAATCAATCGAAAGCAACGTTAGTTTTAACCCGAGTTCCCAACCCCGTTGAGTTTGGGGTTGTCATTACAGATAAAGAAAATCGGATTCAACGCTTTTTAGAAAAACCATCCAGTAGTGAAATTTTTTCTGACACGGTGAATACAGGAACTTATATTCTTGAACCTGAAGTTTTACAGTATCTCCCTAAAAATGAAGAATGTGATTTCTCTAAAGACTTGTTCCCCTTGCTGCTAGAGAAAGGAGAACCGATGTATGGTTATGTTGCTGACGATTATTGGTGCGACGTGGGTCATTTAGAAGCCTATCGCGAATCGCAATATGATGCGCTACACCAAAAAGTAAAAATTGATTTTGCTTATGAGGAAAAATCGCCAGGGCTTTGGGTGGGGGAAAATACCACCATTGACCCCAGTGCGAATATTCAACCGCCTGTTCTCATTGGGAGTAATTGTCGCATTGGACCGAGAGTGAATATTGAAGCAGGAACCGTCATTGGCGATAACGTAACCGTTGGCGCAGAAGCAGATCTCAAAAGTCCCATTCTGTGGAATGGGGTGATTATTGGGGAACAAGCACACATCTGGGCGTGTTCGATTTCTAGAGGCGTGAGAGTGGACCGACGCGCCCACATTCAAGAGGGGGTAACTCTTGGCGCATTATGTACCGTTGGCGAAGAGGCTCAAATTAGTCAAGGGGTACGAGTTTGGCCCAGCAAACAAATTGAGTCAGGGGCAACTTTAAATATTAACCTCATTTGGGGGAACATGGCGCAACGGAATTTATTTGGACAGCAAGGGGTTACTGGCATTGCCAATATTGATATTACCCCTGAATTTGCGGTTAAGCTAGGGGCTGCTTATGGGTCAACCCTGAAAACAGGCGCAACGGTGAGTGTCTCTCGCGATCAACGCAGTGTTTCTCGTATGGTCACGCGATCGCTGGTGTCTGGGTTAATGTCAACAGGGGTGAATGTGCAAAATTTAGAAGCCTCAGCGATTCCGATTACTCGCACCACAATTCCTACAATGTCAGTTGTGGGTGGGATTCATGTGCGCTTACATCCCAGTCGCCATGATCATCTGCTGATTGAATTTGTGGATGAACAGGGAATTAATATCTCGAAAGCCAAAGAGAAGAAAATTGAGGGAGCGTATTTCAAAGAAGATTTACGACGAGCGCAAATTCCCGAGATTGGTGAAGTGTTCTATCCCGCCCAAGTCTTAGATGTTTATAGCCATAGCTTTGAGAAACACCTGAATGTAGAAGCGGTCAATAATAGTCGCGCAAAAATCGTGATTGATTATGCTTATGCCGTTTCTGGTGCAGTGTTACCGCTACTTCTAGGGAAATTTGGCTGTGATGCGGTTGTCTTAAATGCGAGTCTTAGCCAAACGGCGTTATCCAATGAGGAACGAGAAACCTTACTCAATGAACTCGGTCAAGTGGTGGAAGCCCTGAAAGCCAATATGGGCGTACAAGTGGCTGCAAATGGTGAACAGTTGGTTCTAGTGGATGAAGCGGGTTTATCAATTCGTGGTGAGATTCTAACCGCTTTAATGGTGAATATGATGATGACCGCGCATCCTCGTAGCACGATTGTTGTCCCCGTTCATGCGTCTAGTGCAGTAGAACAAATTGTCCGCCGTCACGATGGTAAAGTCATTCGCACGAAAGCAAGCCCCACGGCGCTGATGGAAGCCTGTCAAGAAAACCCCAATGTTGTTTTAGGAGGAAGTGGTGACACGGGCTTTATCTTCCCAGAATTGCATCCTGGGTTTGATGCTATGTTCTGTATTGCCAAACTCATTGAAATGTTGACGGTGCAAGAGCGGTCGCTTGCAGAAATTCGCACAGAATTACCGCGCGTCTGTCATAAATCTTATACCATGCGCTGTCCTTGGACGGTGAAAGGGGCGTTAATGCGCTATTTAGTCGAAACCCATCCCACGGATCAGTTAGAACTGATTGATGGGGTGAAAGTGATTAACCCGCAAACCGATGACTGGGTTTTAGTGTTACCTGATGCAGGTGAACCCTTAGTTCATATTTTCGCCAATGGCGACGATCGCGAGTGGGTCGATAATACTTTGCGAGAATATCGTCAACGGGTGCAAGATTTTATTGACAAAGAACAAGGTGTGGAAGCAATCAACGTCTAA
- a CDS encoding NAD(P)H-quinone oxidoreductase subunit O — protein sequence MAGKVKKGALVRVIREKLENSLEAMASDNRFPSYLFESKGEILETEGDYAFVKFYVATPGMWLRLDQLEVAE from the coding sequence ATGGCTGGAAAAGTTAAGAAAGGGGCTTTAGTCCGCGTTATTCGTGAAAAACTTGAGAATAGTTTAGAGGCAATGGCGAGCGATAATCGCTTTCCCTCTTATTTATTTGAAAGTAAAGGGGAAATCTTAGAAACAGAAGGGGATTACGCTTTTGTTAAGTTTTATGTGGCGACCCCAGGGATGTGGCTTCGTCTTGACCAGTTGGAAGTCGCCGAATAG
- a CDS encoding TenA family transcriptional activator — translation MSITCQQLIERHPDSWEQATVHPFLEACQSGKIKPKQFNTWLVQDYLFVIEFTRLLAKTLANAPPEHFDVFLGGLTAIKDELNWFQIKAKERDLDLETAKQQTCQAYCEYMQKVGEMSYPVQAMVIWAIELAYNQAWQKPGPMVAPYDEFADRWGNTDFTEYVKQLEKQANQALYEADQETQKYLESAFVKIASLEKDFWQMAYNN, via the coding sequence ATGAGTATCACTTGTCAGCAATTAATTGAACGTCATCCCGATAGCTGGGAACAAGCAACGGTTCATCCTTTTTTAGAAGCCTGCCAATCGGGAAAAATTAAACCGAAACAATTTAATACTTGGTTAGTTCAAGATTATCTTTTTGTTATTGAATTTACTCGTTTGTTAGCAAAAACTTTGGCGAATGCACCCCCAGAGCATTTTGATGTTTTCTTAGGGGGATTAACTGCAATTAAAGATGAATTAAATTGGTTTCAAATAAAAGCAAAAGAGCGCGATCTCGATTTAGAGACGGCAAAACAACAAACCTGTCAGGCTTATTGCGAGTATATGCAGAAAGTAGGAGAAATGTCTTATCCTGTGCAAGCAATGGTGATTTGGGCGATCGAGCTTGCTTATAATCAAGCCTGGCAAAAACCAGGACCAATGGTCGCGCCTTATGATGAATTTGCAGATCGTTGGGGGAATACTGATTTTACCGAGTATGTAAAACAGCTAGAAAAACAAGCGAATCAGGCGCTTTATGAAGCCGATCAAGAAACCCAAAAATATTTAGAATCAGCGTTTGTCAAAATTGCTAGTTTAGAAAAAGATTTCTGGCAAATGGCATATAACAATTAG
- a CDS encoding glutathione S-transferase family protein, with protein MQALSWEELENRTNFEIDRVNGPTNAQSRLRLFGRDESEVRVTLYRDHHAWCPYCQKVWLWLEEKQVPYRVEKVTMFCYGDKERWYKQIVPSGMLPALKLDDRLLTESDDILSQLEQTFGTLGYSMNDRASIALRKLERLLFRAWCSWLCVPARSRREDQYNRQQFTDVVSQVEDALQQTPGPYFRDSFSIIDLIFTPFLERMNASLFYYKGYSLREENPQLGLWFDGMEQRSTYRGTQSDFHTHVHDLPPQMGGCYANDEPQTKLNQARVDQGPWLGLPDVMYPEPETSREEALQRVLKHRENLLNVNPASEDLFEEALRCALTNLITGEVCSPPAGSASALRYLRDRVSVPRDMSIYAAKRLREALENTASLAGDEQGTPIPVRHRRDQDPANFAKV; from the coding sequence ATGCAGGCACTGAGTTGGGAAGAATTAGAAAACCGTACAAATTTTGAAATTGATCGCGTTAATGGACCGACGAATGCACAATCTCGTTTACGCTTATTTGGGCGCGATGAATCGGAGGTTCGAGTGACGTTATACCGTGACCATCATGCTTGGTGTCCCTATTGTCAGAAAGTTTGGTTATGGTTAGAAGAAAAACAAGTTCCCTATCGTGTGGAAAAAGTCACGATGTTTTGCTATGGGGATAAAGAGCGTTGGTATAAGCAGATTGTTCCTTCAGGGATGTTACCTGCGTTAAAACTCGATGATCGTTTGCTTACTGAAAGTGATGATATTTTAAGCCAACTTGAGCAAACCTTCGGAACGCTGGGTTATAGTATGAACGATCGCGCCAGTATTGCCCTACGGAAGTTAGAACGACTGTTATTTCGGGCGTGGTGTAGTTGGTTATGTGTTCCTGCGCGATCGCGCCGTGAAGACCAGTATAACCGCCAACAGTTTACGGATGTGGTCTCCCAAGTTGAGGACGCGCTACAACAAACCCCGGGTCCTTATTTCCGAGACAGCTTTAGCATTATTGATCTTATCTTTACCCCGTTTCTGGAACGGATGAACGCCAGTTTATTCTATTACAAAGGGTACTCCCTACGAGAAGAAAACCCTCAACTGGGCTTATGGTTTGATGGGATGGAACAGCGATCCACCTATCGCGGAACGCAAAGTGATTTTCATACCCACGTTCATGATTTACCCCCACAGATGGGCGGTTGCTATGCTAACGATGAACCGCAAACAAAACTGAATCAAGCACGGGTGGATCAGGGACCTTGGCTAGGTTTACCTGATGTGATGTATCCTGAACCCGAAACCTCGCGAGAAGAAGCCTTACAACGGGTTTTAAAGCATCGAGAGAACTTGTTAAACGTGAATCCAGCCTCAGAAGACTTATTTGAGGAAGCCTTGCGCTGTGCGTTAACCAATTTGATTACTGGTGAAGTGTGTTCTCCCCCTGCTGGATCAGCATCTGCATTAAGATATTTGCGCGATCGCGTGAGTGTTCCTAGAGATATGTCGATTTATGCAGCCAAACGCTTACGAGAAGCCTTAGAAAACACCGCCAGCTTAGCTGGAGACGAACAAGGAACACCGATTCCAGTTCGACATCGGCGCGATCAAGATCCCGCGAATTTTGCAAAAGTTTGA
- a CDS encoding type II toxin-antitoxin system HicB family antitoxin, whose amino-acid sequence MASLPDFYIMQPGTHGDSYQETIDNAQDVIYLLEDIYEQKQKPLPHTGLVI is encoded by the coding sequence GTGGCTAGCTTACCTGATTTTTATATCATGCAACCTGGCACTCATGGAGATTCTTATCAAGAAACTATTGATAACGCCCAAGATGTCATCTATCTTTTAGAGGATATTTACGAGCAAAAACAGAAGCCTCTTCCACACACTGGGTTAGTTATTTAA